One window of Dermacentor albipictus isolate Rhodes 1998 colony chromosome 9, USDA_Dalb.pri_finalv2, whole genome shotgun sequence genomic DNA carries:
- the LOC135913557 gene encoding lactosylceramide 4-alpha-galactosyltransferase-like, which produces MRSILVTTTRSKDYQASCKHRLFLFLALFSMVTTGAFEWGRYHVASLPAFHRVGSSSKRDIWLLETSGKATLNARQACSIESAAIHNPEFTVRLLSTGNIGDGGCPYYSVLLDLPNFVWAQVNVKAELAGTPLEKLLVNASKSPYAVMHLSDFLRYVLLWKRGGVYLDTDTIVTKPLAGIRNSVVYANDARSGVCNGFLFFDANHAVLDAFINWCARTYEPGVFTTCSRAITAKLLSDAKLSRLVTFLHKSTFAAICYWKWKALFSPNSTMRVLRATKRSYGVHFWNFLSKSTPIVPGSGCAMDFLAKAHCPRVYKLASQRPYF; this is translated from the exons ATGCGCTCAATACTGGTGACGACCACGCGGTCCAAGGATTACCAGGCCAGCTGCAAACACCGTCTGTTCTTATTCCTTGCGCTGTTCTCCATGGTCACTACTGGGGCTTTTGAATGGGGCCGCTACCACGTTGCATCCCTGCCTGCTTTTCATC GTGTTGGGAGTTCAAGCAAGCGGGATATTTGGCTACTGGAAACGTCCGGCAAAGCAACCCTGAACGCCAGACAAGCATGCAGCATTGAATCGGCCGCCATCCACAACCCAGAATTTACTGTTCGTCTGCTCTCGACCGGAAATATAGGCGACGGTGGCTGCCCCTACTACAGCGTACTGCTAGATTTACCAAATTTTGTCTGGGCCCAAGTCAACGTGAAGGCTGAATTAGCCGGTACCCCACTTGAAAAGTTGCTCGTCAATGCTTCCAAATCGCCCTACGCCGTGATGCACCTCAGCGATTTCCTGCGGTACGTGTTGTTGTGGAAGCGAGGCGGTGTCTACCTGGACACCGACACCATCGTGACTAAACCACTGGCTGGCATAAGAAACAGCGTCGTGTACGCAAACGACGCGAGAAGTGGTGTCTGCAATGGGTTCCTGTTCTTCGACGCGAACCATGCTGTTCTCGACGCGTTCATCAACTGGTGTGCTCGCACGTACGAGCCTGGTGTTTTCACCACGTGTAGCCGGGCCATCACGGCGAAGCTACTGAGTGACGCCAAGCTTTCTCGCCTCGTCACCTTCTTGCACAAGTCAACTTTCGCTGCTATATGTTACTGGAAGTGGAAGGCGTTGTTCTCGCCCAACAGTACTATGAGGGTGCTCCGGGCGACGAAAAGGAGCTACGGCGTTCACTTCTGGAACTTCCTGAGCAAGAGTACGCCCATTGTTCCAGGATCCGGTTGCGCTATGGACTTTCTCGCCAAAGCCCACTGTCCCCGAGTGTACAAACTAGCGTCACAGCGGCCGTACTTCTAG